cctcctcctcctcctcctcctcctcctccttggaGTTTGGAAACGGCCAGGTCTTTGACAGCAGAGGGCAAGCTCTTGATGCCTAGGAGGCCACTAGAGTTGGCAAATTTCAAGTTGGACACCTTGTTGATAAGGGTGCAAAGGGTGGTGCCACCATCTTCTGGGTCGGTGGGGAGCCCCTCAGCTGGTGGGGTATAGGGAGGCTCGCCAGAGGAAGCCGGAGTGGCCGAGAGCTTGGCGTTCATGGAGAGGCCTTGGAGAAGCTCATCGACAGACGTCACAGACTCATTCCTGAAGCGGTTGTATTTGGTACGGTGAAGCATGCCCTTCTATCTGCCTGCCTACAGTTGCACTGGCAGATGCAATGCCCAGCTAATTATTTCCTCATTTAACATAGCAACTGATCTACAAAGATGACAATATCACAaggttatatataataccttaATATCCCCCCTGCCCATTTGTGTTGATGGCTGTGGTGGCTTTGCTGTTGTTCAGGCTGTTGTTATTGAAATCCAGCTCTGCAGTTCAgtggcagaaaataaaatgcaaaacagacAATCCATGGAAACAGAGGATGTAAGAGCAaggagataaaaaaaatggtttcCACAGTATGGTAGAATGCTCAAATTTGCCGTCGTGGTCCACAGGAGCAGAGACGAGTCCAACGGTAGAGATGGCCAGCCTCTCTCCAGTGACTGCCGGCTCACAGCAAAAGCATGACTCACTGATCTGAGAAGATCCTTCTCAACAAAAGGCTCACTGAACACTGCAAATCACTTCCTGTTACAAAAAAATCCTCCCACTTACAGCACACTAGAACCAATCAATTCTCAAATTTCGCAGACTGATGCTTCCTCTCGGCTGCAGCAATGATTTTTTCCTCTTAATTCATCCGTGTTGAACCGATGAAagggaaaatgtaacagaaaatgggaaatatatatatttttaaaaatcaacccATTTAATGGTTGCTCCATTGTCTGTCAATCAGTTATCACCATGAAAAACATTTTctattcatttcatttttacagAAAAAATATGTCTATCAGGCACTGAATAGCATGAAAGATAACAGCAAATACCCATAAGTAAGTAATTCAAAATGCAATGTTCAGATGAACTCGAAGTATAATCATAATGATATTGCTTACCGCAAAGTCTTTATCCTTACATTCACTAAAAATCTGATCTCATTTCTTCTGAGTGATGACATTAAGCCCCTTTATCAGAACAGAAAAAATCACAATCAAAATCTAAAATGGTAAATATTGTATCATATTGTGTAAATCCAATAGTGTTTAACTGTAAGTACTGATGCCAACACTTAAGAAATATAGGTATATTTATTGCCCACGACTTCAATAGCTAACCTGGAAATATTAGTTGGCTTACGTAATCTTGCAATACCCACAGTAAGTGTAAAGTTACAATAAATTAGTAAATATATAAAATCAACATACATGAAAGATTTTCTTCCACTCTTCAGCAGTGAATGGGTTTCTTTCTTCATTACACGGTCTAAAATCAAAGCCTAAACATAGTCACCTACGCTGTTATCCTTTGAATAAATTCCTGCCTTTACTCAAACAGCCAAGCTCTTGTTGAATTTTTTTCTGAATAATTCATCAGCACATAACACAATGTTAAGATGTGATCACAGCAGACAGGCTGGAAAACCATGACCACACAAGACTACAGCTATCACAAGCTCTTGTCAAAAATTAGCCAAGCCATCTGTACGGCCATCAACAATAAACCCACAAAAAAAACCATTCATGTAAAAGGTCCAGAGAAGTGTGAATCTGGAGACAGACAGTCATTCATAAGCTTCCTGCTCTCGTCTCCTGCTGCAGCATTCGTACTGCAGTGCCTCCCAACATCTTCCTGCCTgctaaaaggaaaaaaagaacacgCACGTTTGCTCTCTCCTGCTTGGAAACAACAGCAAAACAGAGATGAGGGCTCCAGCTGAATGCAGCTTGAAAgagacaaaaggaaaaaaaaacacaaaaggaaCGACAAAAACAACGGCAAGGAGAGGTGATGTTGAATATTATTTTCGCTTCGTGTGAATGGGAAAGCAGCTTGCATACCAATGTTTCTGTGAATGGAGAGAGGCCTTTCTGCCTCTGCAAGGCAATCCCTGGGGATCTAATGGTTCTATCCAATCAGAGGAGGGCTGGATGACTCATTCAGGGATGGCTTGCAGAATAGTGGAAGAGACCATTACAAGTATACATGTAGGTGGTCACATGTTTCCTTTCTATCTAGCTGGCTGAATGGTATTTTTAAGCtgctttgaaattgaaatggtgCTATtatagtttttttcttttgataaTTACAGAAGCATGTTTTCTAAAGCCACATAAATGCTGCTTAGTATGTATAATTTCTGCTGTCGCAGTATGATAAATGACAGATGATTCATCAGTTTTGTGTCTGTAGGTTTTGAGGACATAGAATATCAATTATATGTCTTGTAAATTATTCAACAAGCTGCTGAAATGGTAGTAATTTACATATTATTCTACACTTTTACTTATACAGAGAATATATGGTCAGcgaatgctttttttttttttttggtctctaGTTACAATTTATTTTAGTTTCTAACTATATTCTAAATGAACACAATATACACAGTCATATGTAATCCAGAACTATCAGACAAATACGCGTGCTATTTGACATAGagcattttgaaaaacaaatttTGCATTTGTCATGATAAAAAAAGTTCTCGCTTCCTTGATATTGTGGTGAGATTTCCATTGatctgcagtaaaaaaaaaatatatatatatatatatccacatAAAACCTGATTGAGTGTTTCGAAATCAGTTGGAATCTATAGCATTCAATTTAACCACAGGGGCTGACAAATGCATAAATAGTAATTATTTCACTCCATGATAAAAGCTTTAAATGAACCCAACATATGGGTGCAACAGAAGGCCAGAAAGTGTGAAATATCGGCATAATTATTTTAACATCAGCATATTTGTTGTAACTGAtatggtaggcctacatacacactaatatgataaataataaCATAAGAACTTCTTAGGCCTACTGATTTATTTACAAGGTTGTATGTGTTTTGAAATAATTTACTTAATAAAAACTATAAATACTGTATAATTTTTAAACATTTCTTGTCAGGGGTTAAACAAAAAACAAGGAAGTTGGATCTACTACTGGCATGTAGTGGTTAGGCTGCAGATTAGGTGTAGCCTACCAATAGGCCTACCTCCCTTTCCTAGTGAGCGAGAAGTGGCTGCCAGGTGTCAAAAGTGTGACTGTTTTGGTTAGTCCATTCTGGGCTACTGTAGAAACAAAAATGGTACAGACTCAATGGAAGAGGGTCTTCTCCCTATACGATGGGctaatgaatgaaatgaaaaggGCTCATGAATGAAATCACAATTATTTTGGTgcattccattccatttctGAATCatcctgtaggctactctttTAATTGATCTttacaaataggcctaaatgTCAAGGATTATTTCCATCAAGTCTCCAGATCTGGTTGATATATATTGTAGGTTGATAAGctcaacatccaaacagtagGTTGATATGAGCTCTGGTCTGACAAGTGGATGGAACTTTCTCACCTCCTACTTTTCTTTTTAggccataggcctacagtaggccttgGCTAGTTTGGGGTAGGTAGTGTTATAGTACATATTCAGATTCACATTAGATCCACACCAACTATTGGTGCTTTTAAAGCCAAGTTAAAAGAACATAtcaataaataaacttgcctaTGACATGACTATGACTATAGGCCTATTCAGACATTGGCGGTAGCATAGCTTACAGCTGAAATGGTCTGGGAATATagctaataataatattttttattggtGATCATCTAACATTTGTTGTTATTGAAACAATTTTAGACATTGGAATGCAGGAAAGGAATCGTCTGTGTAACAAAGTTGCTGGTTTCACTCTCTCAAAGACTGCCACCAGACATTCTCTGCTGCCACCATGACTGTCTCTGACTGCCACATTGATGTTGCCAAGGCAACTCCCCTTCAGGCAAAAGCGTGGCATAGATCATGTGACTTTCTTCAACCAATGATATGCTTGTTGGTCAAATTTCACTGCACGTTTAAACAGAATCGGTTGAAACCAGCGACTCGTGGGGGCAGcgatatttttgtaaattgtctTAGAAAGATTGCAATCTGTCATTATTGGAATATAACGCTTCCCTACcaaaaacatgtcaaagcaAATATACTACTCGGATAAATACACCGACGAGCATTATGAATACAGGTAAACTTTAACAGTTAGTGAACTATGATACCTAAAGTaaagctagctaacgctagctacATAGAACATCTATGTTCAGTGCTAGCTATCGTACTTTTGAATTCACATGCCAAATGTTAGTTGGCTAACGTGTCAAGCTATAAAACTTTTGGCAAGTATAAAAGGTTTAACTAATGCGACGCAGTTATTAATGTAATGTGGACTTCCGATAATGTTACTCGATACTAACGTGTTTGCACAATAACGCGACCACAAACGTGTTAACCCAAGGCGAAATATAGCTAAAGTTGACTAGTAGTTAGCGGACTAATTTGTCTTCACTGAGCAGTCAACAGAAAAGACAAAAGGAAATTGCGTTAAGCGAATGATGTAAAGGGGTAACAGATAACTTATCTTGCTTCTTAGTTAAGTTAACGTTACAGTAACTTACATATCTAAGTGTAACGTTATAACCTGTGTGAAAGCTGCATGTTCACGAGCAACGCTATTTTTCTCAACTTAAATGAATGTACCTTTTAATAGCATTCTTGTCAATGATTTAAAGTGATGTTTTAACGTTAACTTAACTGTTAACATGAACGTGGAATTAACGTTATAGTCAAATGAGCTCAGCGTAGGATGCGTATGTTAAGGATTTAGTTGAGATTTAACGTTACTGTTTCGTGCAGGCATGTCGTATTACCCCGAGAACTGGCGAAGCAAGTCCCCAAATCACATTTGATGTCAGAGGATGAGTGGCGGAGACTTGGGGTGCAGCAGTCACTAGGTTGGGTACACTATATGATCCACGAACCAGGTGAGACCCTTTGGACGGATGGCCTCACCGACGTGAACCATACCATAGGCTAATTATGAACTTCTGTTTGATTGTTACATTTTCCCCTCAGAACCTCATATACTCTTATTTCGAAGACCTCTTCCAAAGATGTGATGGCGTACCAAGAAGTGCTGCTCCTGGAACAGCTGTGCGCTTAATACTGGTATTCAGTGAATACTTGCACACCATCAACTTAATGCCTCCTGTGCACACGCTGTGTTATCTCAGCAAAAAAGCTCAGTTGGATCACAAGTTGACAGTTGCATTGCTGTAGCATGGACATTTAGGTCCAGAGGAATTGCTATTGTATTACCAATGTGCCCATAATCTGTTGATCATGTGtcaaataaatatgtttatataATCAGGGATGTTAATCTTGATGTTACTATTGGTACAATTTTGCTGTTGGTAAATTTGCCATCCAGTGAAACATCAAGAAACTCTGGCTTATAAAAATATGAAAACCTCTACTATTGTAAATTATTTGGAGTAACTTCTGTTTTATATACAAGGCATCATAAGTGTATCCTCGTTTTAAAGATGGTGCATGTGGCAGTGCCTCATCTGGATTTGTAAACTGATTTAGGTGTCTAACCTCCAAGTACACTTGTCAGAACCACTGTGCCTACACAAGAACAACAGCTTTTTTCTTCTGTGCCTGAtgagtgttgtctgtgtgtcagtagcATCGTTATTGTCTATATTTGTGTTGATAAAATATAGTGGcaaacatggtgtgtgtggatATCAGTTAAATGCataattttcaattttttttctttagtctTCTTAATTGTACCTGTTCACAGAAATGTAGTCTTGGGCACCACTGTATCACagcttttgaaattgaaatactTTTTTTGTGCATGATCTGATGGTATTGTTTTACCTTCCTGGGTACACCCAGGTTTGATTAGAAATGTGTCCATTAGGCCATTCTCATATGGAGCACTCAAAGTAATGATGGGAAGGTTGTCGTCTATCTTCTGTGGTTTGAATGTTATGACTTGAAAATAAACCCTTCTTTTTTATATAGATGTTGGTAAGTGTGGTAATTTCTGCTATTACAGCTAGAGGGTGCTATTGGCTAAACATAAGTGTTTTTACATCAACACAACAAAAAAGCACATAGTGCTCAATGTTGTAAGTATCAGATGCACATTTTCAACTGCTGTCTAATGACAGTGTTTTCAGAGGGTCAACAGAGTAAAGCAAAAAGCAAAGATTTCACAACTTCAGGTTGTTAATGC
The Alosa alosa isolate M-15738 ecotype Scorff River chromosome 12, AALO_Geno_1.1, whole genome shotgun sequence DNA segment above includes these coding regions:
- the zgc:86839 gene encoding cyclin-dependent kinases regulatory subunit 2-like, with the protein product MSKQIYYSDKYTDEHYEYRHVVLPRELAKQVPKSHLMSEDEWRRLGVQQSLGWVHYMIHEPEPHILLFRRPLPKM